One segment of Desulfovermiculus halophilus DSM 18834 DNA contains the following:
- a CDS encoding GspH/FimT family pseudopilin, whose amino-acid sequence MRQLKNIHGGHTGLTLMELMVVIAILAIMAGMSMSALSEYIPDYRLNAAVRTLVADLHKAKTEAIKVNKYVTVVFDTDESSPSGGIGSYVAFIDNGAGGGNSDNHEQDGDELILMKNYIPKNVVMSSETSYNYVIFDQYGLPNTQGNIILRNIENEKIKITINETGYIDIKNKYE is encoded by the coding sequence ATGCGTCAATTAAAGAACATTCATGGCGGCCACACAGGCCTGACCCTGATGGAGCTGATGGTGGTCATCGCCATCCTGGCCATCATGGCCGGCATGAGTATGTCCGCTTTAAGCGAGTATATCCCGGATTATAGGCTGAATGCTGCAGTGAGAACTCTGGTGGCTGATTTGCACAAGGCAAAGACCGAGGCTATAAAAGTCAACAAGTATGTGACAGTTGTGTTTGATACAGACGAATCTTCCCCTTCAGGTGGTATTGGATCTTATGTTGCCTTCATTGATAATGGGGCTGGTGGTGGTAACAGTGATAACCATGAACAAGACGGGGATGAATTAATTCTGATGAAAAATTATATACCAAAGAATGTAGTCATGTCTTCAGAAACATCATATAATTATGTCATATTCGATCAATATGGATTACCTAATACCCAAGGCAATATTATATTAAGAAATATTGAAAATGAAAAGATAAAAATAACAATTAATGAAACTGGATATATAGATATTAAAAATAAATATGAATAA